A region from the Triticum aestivum cultivar Chinese Spring chromosome 3D, IWGSC CS RefSeq v2.1, whole genome shotgun sequence genome encodes:
- the LOC123077425 gene encoding uncharacterized protein: MEPQSPGSPASPGKPSAPELPEPYAEMRPLDVAPDEEAAVKPDRRTSSASSSSSRASSSGCVFQVDASEMRTPLVVAAADGDDDHADAGPAAPAKLPEDWASFSERSTGGGTVSAAPEAQTMAKPAVEGFNPDRIPASIFQPKPGAQADWSIASNESLFSIHGASMSISDDLYAPNRSHFDYFYDEAMAAGGGGFTDGKLPPLEEVPGSAMSDASEGRAIRRHESGSIGSSSNFSFAFPILAEPSTGTKESMGGYQQLQKEHEQSPPRPSNRRSQFEEMTTEEERRPQKAGWCWCGECCGCCWFACSWPSCCCQWRWRCCSCSCSCPTCCQCSSWCL, encoded by the exons ATGGAGCCCCAGTCGCCCGGCTCGCCGGCCTCTCCGGGGAAGCCGTCGGCACCGGAGCTGCCCGAGCCTTATGCGGAGATGCGGCCGTTGGACGTGGCGCCGGACGAGGAGGCCGCGGTCAAGCCCGACCGGCGGACATCATCGGCGTCTTCTTCTTCGTCGAGGGCGTCCTCGAGCGGGTGCGTTTTCCAGGTCGACGCGTCCGAGATGCGCACCCCGTTGgtcgtggcggcggcggacggcgacgaCGACCATGCCGACGCCGGTCCGGCCGCGCCGGCGAAGTTGCCCGAGGACTGGGCGTCATTTTCGGAGCGGTCGACCGGCGGAGGCACGGTGTCGGCGGCGCCGGAGGCCCAGACGATGGCCAAGCCGGCGGTCGAGGGCTTCAACCCGGACAGGATCCCGGCGTCCATCTTCCAGCCCAAGCCGGGGGCGCAGGCGGACTGGAGCATCGCGTCCAACGAGTCGCTCTTCAGCATCCACGGCGCCAGCATGAGCATCTCCGACGACCTGTACGCCCCCAACAGGTCCCACTTCGACTACTTCTACGACGAGgccatggcggccggcggcggcgggttcACGGACGGGAAGCTGCCGCCGCTCGAGGAGGTGCCGGGCAGCGCGATGTCGGACGCGAGCGAGGGGAGAGCGATCCGGCGGCACGAGAGCGGCTCCATCGGCAGCTCCAGCAACTTCTCCTTCGCCTTCCCGAT ACTGGCGGAGCCGTCGACGGGGACGAAGGAGAGCATGGGCGGCTACCAGCAGCTGCAGAAGGAGCACGAGCagtcgccgccgcggccctcgaaCCGCAGGTCGCAGTTCGAGGAGATGACGACGGAGGAGGAGCGGCGGCCGCAGAAGGCCGGGTGGTGCTGGTGCGGGGAGTGCTGCGGCTGCTGCTGGTTCGCCTGCTCATGGCCCTCCTGCTGCTGCCAATGGCGGTGGCggtgctgctcctgctcctgctcctgtcCGACCTGCTGCCAGTGCAGCAGCTGGTGCCTCTAA